In Dolichospermum flos-aquae CCAP 1403/13F, the following proteins share a genomic window:
- the guaA gene encoding glutamine-hydrolyzing GMP synthase, producing MNTAVTLPTEKIPQTPENLGKLKGQIIVILDFGSQYSELIARRIRETQVYSEVISYRTTAEQLRDINPNGIILSGGPNSVYSDYAPHCDPEIWKLGIPVLGVCYGMQLMVNQLGGEVIQAERGEYGKASLYIDDPTDLLTNVEEGATMWMSHGDSVTNMPPGFELLAHTNNTPCAAIAHHDKKLYGVQFHPEVVHSQGGIALIRNFVYHICDCEPTWTTAAFVEESIQEIRAKVGDKRVLLALSGGVDSSTLAFLLYKAIGEQLTCVFIDQGFMRKLEPERLVKLFKEQFHIPVEYVNARERFISAIAGVTDPEEKRRRIGHEFISVFEETSRDLGHFDYLAQGTLYPDVIESADTNVDPKSGERVAVKIKSHHNVGGLPKDLRFKLVEPLRKLFKDEVRKVGRSIGLPEEIVQRQPFPGPGLAIRILGEVTSERLNILRDADLIVRQEINQRGLYNEVWQAFAVLLPVRSVGVMGDKRTYAYPIVLRIVTSEDGMTADWARIPYDILEAISTRIVNEVKGVNRVVYDITSKPPGTIEWE from the coding sequence ATGAATACAGCGGTGACTCTACCAACCGAAAAAATACCTCAAACACCAGAAAATTTGGGGAAACTTAAAGGTCAAATAATTGTAATTTTAGACTTTGGCTCTCAATATTCTGAATTAATTGCGCGTCGTATCCGCGAAACTCAAGTATATTCAGAAGTTATTTCCTATCGCACCACAGCCGAACAGTTACGCGACATCAACCCCAATGGTATCATCCTTTCCGGTGGACCAAATTCCGTATATAGCGACTACGCTCCCCATTGTGACCCAGAAATTTGGAAATTGGGAATACCCGTTCTCGGTGTTTGCTATGGTATGCAACTCATGGTTAATCAACTGGGTGGGGAAGTTATCCAAGCCGAACGGGGTGAATATGGTAAAGCATCTCTATACATAGATGACCCCACAGACTTATTAACTAATGTCGAAGAGGGTGCAACCATGTGGATGAGTCATGGAGATTCAGTCACAAATATGCCTCCTGGCTTTGAGTTACTGGCACATACTAATAATACTCCTTGTGCAGCGATCGCTCACCATGACAAAAAACTCTATGGTGTGCAATTTCACCCCGAAGTCGTCCATTCTCAGGGTGGTATAGCCTTAATTCGCAACTTTGTTTACCATATCTGTGACTGTGAACCAACTTGGACAACAGCCGCTTTTGTCGAAGAATCAATTCAGGAAATTCGCGCCAAGGTAGGAGACAAACGGGTATTATTAGCATTGTCTGGCGGTGTAGACTCTTCAACTCTAGCTTTTCTTCTGTATAAAGCCATTGGTGAGCAGCTAACCTGTGTATTTATTGATCAGGGTTTCATGCGAAAACTAGAACCCGAAAGATTAGTAAAGTTATTTAAAGAACAATTTCATATTCCTGTAGAATATGTTAATGCCCGGGAACGATTTATCTCAGCTATTGCTGGAGTAACTGATCCCGAAGAAAAGCGTCGCCGCATTGGACATGAATTTATCAGTGTTTTTGAGGAGACATCAAGGGATCTTGGGCATTTTGACTACTTAGCTCAAGGGACACTTTATCCAGACGTGATTGAATCTGCTGATACCAACGTTGATCCAAAAAGTGGTGAACGGGTAGCAGTGAAAATTAAAAGTCATCACAATGTGGGTGGTTTACCAAAAGACTTGAGATTTAAACTGGTAGAACCACTGCGAAAACTATTTAAAGATGAAGTTCGCAAAGTTGGGCGTTCCATTGGTTTACCAGAAGAAATTGTCCAACGTCAACCTTTTCCCGGCCCTGGTTTAGCAATTCGTATTTTAGGTGAAGTCACCTCCGAACGCTTGAATATTTTGCGAGACGCTGATTTAATTGTTCGTCAAGAAATTAACCAACGTGGTTTATATAATGAGGTTTGGCAAGCTTTTGCGGTTCTGTTACCAGTTCGTAGCGTTGGTGTGATGGGTGATAAACGCACCTATGCCTATCCTATTGTTTTAAGAATTGTCACTAGCGAAGATGGCATGACCGCAGACTGGGCGCGAATTCCTTACGATATATTAGAAGCAATTTCTACCCGCATTGTCAATGAAGTAAAAGGTGTAAACCGTGTGGTTTATGATATTACCTCTAAGCCACCTGGAACTATTGAGTGGGAATAG
- the grxC gene encoding glutaredoxin 3: protein MAAKVEIYIWTTCPFCVRAKSLLKSKSVDFIEYNLDGDEIARDKMSQRANGKRSLPQIFINDIHIGGCDDIHTLDRQGKLDQMLVS from the coding sequence ATGGCTGCAAAAGTAGAAATTTACATTTGGACTACTTGTCCGTTTTGTGTTCGTGCTAAAAGTCTACTGAAAAGTAAAAGTGTTGATTTTATCGAATATAATCTTGATGGAGACGAAATAGCCAGAGATAAAATGTCCCAAAGAGCTAATGGAAAACGCTCCTTACCACAAATTTTTATTAATGATATTCACATTGGTGGTTGTGACGATATCCATACTTTAGACCGTCAAGGTAAATTAGATCAGATGCTAGTTTCTTAA